The Prosthecobacter dejongeii genome contains a region encoding:
- a CDS encoding YnfA family protein translates to MKTFILFFITALAEISGCFATYAVLRQGRHPLWLLLGAVTLALFAWLLTLHPAEGAGRIYAAYGGVYIAASLLWLWRVEGIVPDRFDFTGAFLCLLGASVIILAPRT, encoded by the coding sequence ATGAAAACTTTCATTCTCTTCTTCATCACAGCCCTTGCCGAAATCAGCGGTTGTTTCGCCACCTATGCTGTTTTGCGCCAAGGACGGCATCCTTTGTGGCTGCTGTTGGGCGCAGTGACCCTCGCGCTTTTTGCTTGGCTGCTGACACTGCATCCCGCAGAAGGTGCCGGGCGCATTTACGCGGCTTATGGTGGTGTTTACATCGCCGCATCCTTGCTCTGGCTTTGGAGGGTTGAGGGCATTGTTCCTGACCGCTTTGATTTCACTGGCGCTTTCCTATGCCTGCTTGGGGCGAGCGTCATCATACTCGCACCAAGAACTTGA
- a CDS encoding efflux RND transporter periplasmic adaptor subunit, with protein sequence MKRPLVSLILSLAMSGVVHAEGDAKRAANTVVLDETGVKNLRIETVEVEETDFEATIFSLGRIEAIPSKVAAVSSRIPGRIVELKVSPGETVKLGDEVAKVESRQPGDPPPVISLVAPLAGLVTHVDARLGDPIDPEKAMLEITDLSEVYAVARVPEHQAGRMTPGTVAHIKVAALPNEKFDGELLRFGTSADKESGTIDAIFRLPNNGGQLRSDMRAEFSIVMSKRSNVVSVPRAALQGEGGNRFVYVKDFDLANAFVKTPVTVGEINDRFVEVTNGLLPADEVVTRGAYSLSFAGASSVSLKEALDAAHGHEHAADGGELTPEKKAEMAAKQGGGDGHGHEESGGASSMWMYATGVLFVLLLLSIFTKKSRVDDENDTQAPTPTKKEAH encoded by the coding sequence ATGAAACGACCCCTTGTCTCTTTGATCCTCTCCCTCGCCATGTCTGGTGTGGTCCATGCCGAAGGTGATGCTAAACGTGCTGCAAACACCGTCGTACTCGACGAGACTGGAGTGAAGAACCTCCGCATCGAAACCGTCGAGGTCGAAGAAACCGACTTCGAGGCCACCATTTTTTCGTTAGGCCGCATCGAGGCCATTCCCAGCAAAGTCGCGGCTGTCAGTAGCCGCATTCCAGGGCGCATTGTTGAGCTGAAGGTATCGCCTGGGGAAACAGTGAAGTTGGGCGACGAAGTTGCGAAGGTGGAAAGCCGCCAGCCAGGCGATCCACCACCAGTTATTTCTCTTGTTGCACCGCTGGCGGGCCTTGTCACCCATGTGGATGCACGCTTGGGCGATCCCATTGACCCCGAGAAAGCGATGCTGGAGATCACCGACCTCAGCGAGGTCTATGCTGTCGCTCGTGTGCCGGAGCATCAAGCCGGGCGCATGACGCCAGGAACCGTAGCGCATATCAAGGTCGCTGCACTGCCGAATGAGAAATTTGATGGCGAGTTGCTGCGCTTCGGCACCAGTGCCGACAAGGAGAGTGGCACAATCGACGCCATCTTCCGTCTTCCGAACAATGGCGGGCAACTTCGCTCGGACATGAGGGCGGAATTCAGCATCGTAATGAGCAAGCGTAGCAACGTCGTCAGTGTACCGCGAGCCGCTTTGCAAGGCGAGGGAGGTAACCGCTTCGTCTATGTGAAGGATTTTGACCTCGCGAACGCCTTTGTGAAAACGCCTGTCACCGTGGGCGAGATCAATGACCGTTTTGTCGAAGTTACCAACGGACTATTGCCAGCGGATGAAGTGGTCACTCGCGGTGCATATTCACTCTCTTTTGCCGGAGCCAGCAGTGTCTCGCTGAAGGAAGCATTGGACGCTGCGCACGGCCATGAACACGCCGCCGATGGGGGTGAGTTGACCCCAGAGAAAAAAGCGGAGATGGCCGCCAAGCAAGGAGGCGGCGATGGGCATGGACATGAAGAATCTGGCGGGGCCAGCTCTATGTGGATGTATGCCACAGGCGTTCTTTTTGTCCTGCTGCTGCTTTCCATTTTCACCAAGAAAAGCCGCGTGGATGACGAGAACGACACCCAGGCCCCCACCCCCACCAAGAAGGAGGCGCACTAG
- a CDS encoding Spy/CpxP family protein refolding chaperone, which yields MKRGFLIFLTALLVGIVGYFVTRQPRCDTSGEEMATHDGGSLLPELKWLHHELKLTDEQFAKVKERHLAYRPTCEALCMKVAASQKKVQTLAQARNIASPELSAALEEQAAVRAECQKAMLKHLHETAAVMSPNQAKHYLDTMLPQIIGPDAGHSPGGH from the coding sequence ATGAAACGTGGATTTTTGATCTTCCTCACCGCACTACTTGTCGGCATTGTCGGTTATTTTGTCACGCGCCAGCCGCGCTGCGACACCAGCGGTGAAGAGATGGCTACCCATGACGGCGGCTCTCTGCTGCCGGAGCTGAAATGGCTGCACCATGAGTTGAAGCTTACAGACGAGCAGTTTGCGAAGGTTAAGGAAAGACACCTTGCCTACCGCCCCACCTGCGAGGCGCTGTGCATGAAGGTAGCCGCTTCACAGAAGAAAGTTCAGACGCTTGCGCAGGCAAGAAACATCGCCTCACCTGAACTTTCTGCTGCACTTGAGGAACAGGCCGCCGTGCGGGCAGAATGCCAGAAAGCCATGCTCAAGCATCTGCATGAAACGGCTGCCGTCATGTCGCCCAACCAGGCGAAGCACTATCTTGACACCATGCTTCCGCAGATCATCGGCCCAGATGCCGGGCACAGTCCCGGTGGCCACTAA
- a CDS encoding efflux RND transporter periplasmic adaptor subunit — translation MKNLITLLFIIAALAGGWFLRDKFGGTPITAAPSSSERKVLFYQSAMHPWIKSDKPGRCTICGMELTPVYEGEKGFDASGGDVVPLTQNQIQVLHVQTVEAKKQLLTKSLPVSGIINDDQRRHRILSAYVDGRIDRLFANHHGVEVVAGEPLALLYSPTLLQAEREYRQLTGELKKNTALRLRQLGLTEKQIVALDSKPADALNSEILAPLTGTVVEHEVFEGQYVTMGQKLFAIADFSVMWFLFNAYEQDMPWIKVGQKVQITTPSVPGKVFTGEITFIDPNFDETTRSTQVRVELPNPIVEGRRELLHRLYAEGTVKVDLPEVLTVPKSTVIQTGPEAVVYVDQGGGAYARSVVKIGRRGDTLLEVLSGIKAGDKIVTNGNLLIDGQAEMNRSFASPMEPMAPATSIAELTAPQSKAISSFIKVADAMAATLSNDDLAAFNKASEAAMVQTGDLITALSTNPEWKPKLDALDKARHFHGFADIKQARIAFHTFTVATTALLEPLRMAKGAPEFKVWECFMVDQIVPKVPAKGRWIQLSTRAGHSPFFGSDMLECVKEIKPGEVLP, via the coding sequence ATGAAGAACCTCATCACACTTTTGTTCATCATCGCTGCACTCGCCGGAGGCTGGTTCCTCCGTGACAAATTTGGAGGCACTCCCATAACTGCCGCGCCGTCGTCCAGTGAGCGAAAGGTGCTCTTTTACCAGAGTGCCATGCATCCGTGGATCAAGAGCGACAAGCCAGGGCGCTGCACGATCTGTGGCATGGAGTTGACGCCCGTCTATGAAGGTGAAAAGGGTTTCGACGCCTCTGGTGGCGATGTCGTGCCGCTCACACAAAATCAAATCCAAGTCCTCCATGTGCAAACAGTGGAGGCCAAAAAGCAGCTGCTCACCAAATCACTGCCAGTCTCCGGTATCATCAATGACGATCAGCGTCGCCACCGCATCCTGAGCGCGTATGTGGACGGGCGCATCGACCGCCTGTTTGCCAATCATCATGGCGTCGAAGTCGTCGCGGGCGAGCCGCTGGCACTGCTTTACAGCCCCACGCTTTTGCAAGCAGAACGTGAATATCGGCAACTCACTGGTGAGCTGAAAAAGAACACCGCGCTACGGCTGCGTCAATTAGGCCTCACTGAAAAACAAATCGTGGCTCTCGACTCCAAACCTGCGGATGCACTGAACTCAGAAATCCTCGCGCCACTTACTGGCACCGTGGTCGAGCATGAGGTCTTTGAAGGCCAGTATGTGACCATGGGACAGAAGCTTTTTGCCATCGCTGATTTCAGTGTCATGTGGTTTTTGTTCAATGCCTATGAGCAAGACATGCCATGGATCAAGGTCGGACAAAAGGTGCAGATCACCACACCATCAGTGCCGGGCAAAGTCTTCACAGGTGAAATCACCTTCATTGATCCGAACTTTGATGAAACCACACGCTCCACCCAGGTGCGTGTCGAACTGCCGAATCCGATAGTCGAAGGTCGCCGCGAATTGCTTCACCGACTTTATGCCGAGGGAACGGTGAAGGTGGACTTACCGGAAGTGCTCACGGTGCCAAAGTCCACCGTCATCCAGACTGGACCAGAAGCCGTGGTCTATGTTGATCAAGGTGGAGGTGCCTACGCACGAAGTGTGGTGAAGATCGGACGACGTGGTGACACCTTGCTGGAGGTGCTCTCTGGCATCAAGGCTGGCGATAAGATCGTAACGAACGGCAACCTTCTGATTGACGGCCAGGCGGAGATGAACCGTTCTTTTGCATCACCAATGGAACCCATGGCACCCGCCACGTCTATCGCCGAGCTGACAGCGCCACAGAGCAAAGCTATCAGCAGTTTTATCAAAGTCGCTGATGCCATGGCTGCCACGCTTTCCAATGATGATCTTGCCGCTTTCAACAAAGCCAGCGAAGCCGCGATGGTGCAGACAGGCGATCTCATCACCGCCTTGAGCACGAATCCCGAATGGAAACCCAAACTCGATGCACTCGACAAAGCGCGACACTTTCACGGCTTTGCGGACATCAAGCAGGCGCGTATCGCCTTCCACACCTTCACGGTCGCCACCACCGCCCTGCTGGAACCGCTACGCATGGCGAAAGGCGCTCCTGAGTTCAAAGTCTGGGAATGCTTCATGGTGGATCAAATCGTGCCAAAGGTGCCCGCCAAAGGCCGCTGGATACAGCTCAGCACCCGCGCCGGGCACAGTCCTTTCTTCGGCAGTGACATGCTGGAGTGCGTGAAGGAAATCAAACCTGGGGAAGTGTTGCCATGA
- a CDS encoding efflux RND transporter permease subunit, with translation MLNKMIHWALASRALIIGVSLILMVMGLKTATELPVEVLPDLTKPTVIILTEASGLAPEEVETRVTQPIESALMGVAGLTRLRSNSDVALSLVYAEFGWDTDIYKARMFVQERLQGVREQLPEGVQPFMTPVASLMGEILLVGVRSTIKEGEPGYLPPREVRSLADWTIKRRLQSISGIAEILNMGGGVKRIEIQPDPFKMQANGIGFDELEQAATEAANTTTGGFINTGPTEIMVRNLAMTVELDDIARTVIKKVNDRPISIGDVANVIWSVEPMRGDATVSQYPEKSATYGVIMSITKSPGFDTRALTEQIKVALDELNSTFPPGIETTLLFQQKDFIDNAIGNLTEAIRDGAIMVTIVLFLFLLNFRTTFITLMAMPLSFGITMLVFKWFGISVNSMTLGGLAVAIGMVVDDAIVDVENVFRRLRENAALPHPHPRLQVIAKASGEVRNSILYATVLIILVFLPLLGLTGVEGKLFAPIAIATIISMMASFIVSLTAIPVLCSILLNPKVGHEHKDGFLTRGMKWLLENTLLRFGLSQPFLMLGIVLVIVIAAFSLYPKMNKDFLPKFQEETALVAATAAPGTSLEEMNKISDVLEQQILSVEGVSKVGRRLGRAERGDHVVPVSTAEFDVDFRKEEGDGEGHSAGGRGRKEIIEDITKKLKTVPGVFAVVSGPLADRIGHMMSGVSAPVAVKVFGPDLEKLRQIGIEIQTIAKTIPGFEDCKLDQTSSIPQLRIEADRDRAKAYGIAPGKLNDQLSALIGGKEVAELREGQRAVNLVLRLPVEWRDSPDKIAELPIEAGGQRIPLSLVADVREAKGPNVIFRENSQRRFALAIKPTVQDVSNLVVKMRDEVTEKVKLPEGYFITFEGEFQAQQEATQRIATFTLVVLAVIAFLLYGYFRTPFFAIQVLCDIPLAMVGGLVFTYFKLNNISIATLVGFIAVAGVAARNSIMLISHYLHLMQHEGEGFTRKMVIRGTKERLVPVLMTALAAGIGLIPLVLAADQPGKEILHPVAVVIVGGLITSTLLGLGVTPTVFYTFGRKAAASAIENDAPASH, from the coding sequence ATGCTGAATAAAATGATTCATTGGGCGCTCGCCAGCAGGGCGCTCATCATTGGCGTCTCGCTCATCCTCATGGTGATGGGCTTGAAGACAGCCACGGAGTTGCCTGTGGAGGTGCTGCCTGACCTCACCAAGCCAACGGTCATCATCCTGACTGAGGCCTCCGGTCTGGCACCAGAAGAAGTTGAGACACGGGTCACACAGCCCATTGAAAGCGCCCTCATGGGCGTAGCTGGTCTGACTCGACTGCGTTCCAATTCTGACGTGGCGCTATCGCTCGTCTATGCCGAATTCGGGTGGGACACGGACATTTATAAAGCACGAATGTTCGTCCAGGAGCGCCTTCAAGGTGTGCGTGAGCAATTACCAGAAGGCGTGCAGCCTTTCATGACGCCGGTGGCCTCGCTCATGGGTGAGATTCTTCTCGTCGGCGTGCGCTCTACCATCAAGGAAGGTGAACCCGGCTACCTGCCGCCTCGTGAAGTGCGTTCCCTAGCTGACTGGACGATCAAGCGCCGCTTGCAAAGCATCTCGGGCATTGCCGAAATCCTAAACATGGGCGGCGGTGTGAAGCGAATCGAAATCCAGCCTGACCCCTTCAAAATGCAGGCTAATGGCATCGGCTTTGATGAACTGGAGCAGGCGGCCACGGAGGCGGCCAACACCACGACGGGCGGCTTCATTAATACAGGCCCCACGGAAATCATGGTGCGCAACTTGGCGATGACCGTTGAACTGGACGACATCGCCCGCACAGTCATCAAAAAGGTCAATGATCGCCCTATATCCATCGGGGATGTGGCTAACGTTATCTGGAGTGTGGAGCCGATGCGTGGTGATGCCACCGTGAGCCAGTACCCGGAGAAGTCTGCCACCTACGGCGTCATCATGTCTATAACCAAGTCACCTGGCTTTGATACACGGGCACTTACGGAACAAATCAAAGTGGCATTGGATGAATTGAACTCCACCTTTCCTCCAGGCATCGAAACCACGCTGCTGTTCCAGCAAAAAGACTTCATCGACAATGCAATCGGAAATCTCACCGAGGCCATTCGTGACGGAGCCATCATGGTGACCATCGTGCTGTTCCTGTTCCTGCTGAACTTCCGCACCACCTTCATCACGCTGATGGCCATGCCGCTTTCGTTTGGCATTACCATGCTGGTCTTCAAATGGTTCGGTATCAGTGTGAACAGCATGACTCTTGGTGGACTCGCCGTCGCCATTGGTATGGTTGTGGACGATGCTATTGTGGATGTAGAGAACGTCTTCCGCCGATTGCGGGAGAACGCTGCTCTGCCGCATCCACACCCCAGATTGCAGGTCATTGCCAAGGCTTCCGGCGAAGTGCGGAATTCCATCCTCTATGCCACGGTGCTCATCATTCTGGTGTTCCTGCCGCTGCTGGGTTTGACGGGAGTGGAAGGTAAGCTTTTTGCCCCCATCGCCATCGCCACTATTATCTCGATGATGGCTTCCTTCATCGTCTCTCTCACGGCGATTCCTGTGCTATGTTCGATTCTGTTGAATCCCAAAGTAGGCCATGAACACAAAGACGGCTTCCTCACTCGCGGTATGAAATGGCTGCTGGAGAACACTCTGCTGCGATTCGGCCTCAGCCAGCCGTTCCTCATGCTCGGCATCGTGCTGGTGATCGTCATAGCTGCGTTTTCGCTTTACCCGAAGATGAACAAGGACTTCTTACCCAAGTTCCAGGAGGAAACAGCCCTTGTGGCGGCCACGGCGGCTCCCGGCACCTCACTGGAGGAGATGAACAAAATCTCCGACGTGCTGGAGCAGCAGATTCTCTCTGTCGAAGGTGTTTCCAAAGTAGGCCGTCGCTTGGGACGGGCCGAGCGTGGGGATCATGTTGTCCCCGTCTCCACCGCCGAATTTGACGTGGACTTTCGCAAGGAAGAGGGTGACGGCGAAGGCCATTCCGCCGGAGGCCGGGGTCGCAAAGAGATCATCGAAGACATCACCAAAAAGCTCAAAACAGTGCCGGGTGTTTTCGCCGTTGTCAGCGGCCCTCTAGCTGACCGCATCGGCCACATGATGAGTGGTGTTTCTGCACCCGTGGCGGTGAAAGTCTTTGGCCCAGATCTCGAAAAGCTCCGCCAGATTGGTATCGAAATTCAAACCATTGCGAAAACCATCCCAGGATTCGAGGACTGCAAGCTGGATCAGACTTCATCCATCCCGCAGCTTCGCATCGAGGCTGACCGTGATCGTGCGAAAGCTTACGGCATCGCCCCAGGCAAGCTGAACGACCAGCTATCCGCTCTCATTGGTGGAAAAGAAGTGGCAGAGTTGCGCGAGGGGCAACGTGCAGTGAATCTCGTCCTGCGTCTGCCCGTCGAGTGGCGTGACTCACCCGATAAGATCGCCGAGCTCCCCATTGAGGCTGGCGGCCAGCGCATCCCTCTTTCGCTTGTCGCCGATGTGCGCGAGGCCAAAGGGCCGAACGTCATCTTCCGCGAAAACAGCCAGCGCCGCTTCGCCTTGGCTATCAAGCCCACCGTGCAGGACGTGTCTAACCTCGTCGTCAAAATGCGGGATGAAGTCACCGAAAAGGTCAAGCTCCCTGAAGGCTACTTCATCACTTTCGAGGGTGAGTTCCAGGCGCAGCAGGAGGCCACGCAGCGCATTGCCACCTTTACCCTCGTGGTGCTTGCCGTGATTGCCTTCCTTCTCTACGGCTACTTCCGCACACCATTCTTCGCCATCCAGGTGCTGTGCGACATTCCGCTAGCCATGGTCGGCGGGCTCGTCTTCACATACTTCAAGCTGAACAACATTAGCATCGCCACGCTGGTTGGTTTCATCGCCGTCGCTGGTGTCGCCGCCCGTAACAGCATCATGCTCATCAGTCATTACCTGCATCTCATGCAGCACGAAGGCGAGGGCTTCACCCGGAAGATGGTCATTCGCGGCACCAAGGAACGTCTCGTGCCTGTGCTCATGACCGCGCTGGCCGCTGGCATCGGGTTGATCCCGCTCGTGCTCGCTGCCGATCAGCCAGGCAAGGAGATCCTCCATCCCGTAGCCGTCGTCATCGTCGGCGGCCTCATCACCAGCACGCTGCTTGGCCTCGGCGTCACGCCCACTGTGTTCTACACCTTCGGGCGCAAGGCAGCCGCCAGTGCCATCGAGAACGATGCGCCTGCGTCTCATTGA
- a CDS encoding TolC family protein: protein MKTSQSLSALALSLAVVFTAQAEDSATPVAPAFIERLVKEAVTTHPSVEAAQARAQAAASAIGALRLWEDPQLGLGTLFASQMNRQGQGDIVTGIEQMLPRPKLYQAEKRRAIAEQQVQQATKRQTANEIALAVAQSVLELALADEVVNLQSENLGWLQTIVKTAEERAKSPDATATETLRLESELAVQTQTVEAAKRQRTLYATTLNLLMGRATNSAWQRLSLPMKVPELTSTAALKARLEHDNPKLAALRHQVAGAQAETDAAKEKRKPAFSVGVQVNAYSAGSSHDAMTMFTVGMNLPWFNRSAYRADIARAESMRAAAQGDLAAEQRKLYTQFTLLMTEAENNRRLAAAYTSEVLPKTEKTVETLQNAWVSSKATLLEVLEARRALLQARQEQKRALAAQTVAAQALSALTGSLVKPSSR from the coding sequence ATGAAGACATCACAATCACTCTCTGCCCTGGCTCTGTCCCTTGCAGTAGTATTCACGGCTCAGGCCGAAGACAGCGCTACTCCCGTCGCCCCAGCATTCATCGAACGTCTGGTCAAAGAGGCGGTCACGACACATCCTTCAGTCGAAGCCGCTCAGGCGCGTGCCCAGGCTGCCGCTTCTGCCATCGGAGCCTTGCGGCTGTGGGAAGATCCGCAGCTCGGCCTCGGTACCCTGTTTGCCAGCCAGATGAACCGCCAGGGACAGGGTGACATTGTCACAGGCATCGAACAGATGTTGCCGCGTCCCAAGCTTTATCAGGCGGAAAAACGCCGCGCCATTGCCGAACAGCAGGTGCAGCAAGCCACAAAGCGGCAGACGGCGAATGAGATCGCCCTCGCTGTCGCTCAATCAGTGCTGGAGCTGGCACTGGCGGATGAAGTCGTGAATCTTCAGTCGGAGAACCTTGGCTGGCTGCAAACCATCGTGAAAACCGCCGAGGAACGTGCCAAAAGCCCTGATGCGACAGCCACGGAAACACTGCGGCTGGAAAGTGAGTTGGCGGTGCAAACGCAGACAGTGGAGGCAGCAAAGCGTCAGCGTACGCTGTATGCAACCACGCTGAATCTGCTGATGGGACGGGCGACAAACAGCGCATGGCAACGACTCTCGCTGCCGATGAAAGTACCGGAACTTACCAGCACCGCCGCATTGAAGGCACGCCTGGAGCATGACAATCCCAAGCTCGCCGCGTTACGCCATCAAGTGGCGGGTGCGCAGGCTGAGACGGATGCTGCGAAAGAGAAGCGCAAGCCAGCTTTTTCAGTGGGCGTCCAGGTGAATGCCTACTCGGCGGGGAGCAGCCACGATGCGATGACCATGTTTACGGTAGGAATGAACCTACCCTGGTTCAACCGCTCCGCTTATCGAGCCGACATCGCTCGTGCGGAAAGCATGCGTGCTGCCGCGCAAGGTGATCTGGCCGCCGAACAGCGTAAACTGTACACGCAGTTCACACTTTTGATGACTGAGGCGGAGAACAACCGCCGTCTGGCCGCTGCCTATACCAGCGAGGTACTGCCGAAGACGGAAAAGACCGTTGAGACCCTGCAAAACGCCTGGGTGTCATCCAAGGCCACACTCCTTGAGGTACTCGAAGCCCGTCGCGCTTTGCTCCAGGCGCGTCAGGAGCAAAAACGGGCGCTTGCGGCTCAAACCGTAGCGGCTCAAGCACTGTCCGCGCTCACTGGCAGCCTCGTCAAACCTTCATCTCGTTAG
- a CDS encoding heavy metal translocating P-type ATPase, protein MNTQDHPASESKSCGSCEHGHDETPLPRNALVIISGALLGSGMLLQWLKLGPVQLHTACFALATLAGGLLVFPAAFKALKKARLDMNVLMTVAVTGAWLVGEGAEGAAVVFLFALSEMLESWSVGRARRAIASLLKLTPQTTLVRGADGVTKEMPVAEVVVGAEISVRSGSSVPLDGEVIAGESAVNQAPITGESVPVEKKPGDPVFAGTINGEGSLTVRVTKAASDSTLARIIKLVEEAEEQKAPTQRFVDKFAAIYTPAIFLVALLVALLPPLFMGGAWSEWTYRALVLLVIACPCALVIATPVSIVSGLTALARRGVLIKGGAYLEAVGKLRALAVDKTGTITQGRPQITSVIPIGDIAEEDVLRRAAAIDVHSEHPLAKAVVAAAQAKGITWIESSQYKSVTGRGATAIIDGHPHFIGNHKMAHELGLCSPDIEARLTEIEIKGQSLAILGHAPHEGCNGKVLGILSIGDTIRPEAANALTLLHNAGIEKVVMLSGDNQRTVDAIARLAGIDEAYGDLMPEQKIEHIRRLMTEHHYVGMIGDGVNDAPALALASVGIAMGAIGSDTAIETADMALMKDDLTRVAEAIALGRRTLRIIQFNVTFALVVKAIFLILAFTGHTSLWLAILADTGATLLVIMNALRLLGAAQTTKQ, encoded by the coding sequence ATGAACACACAAGACCACCCCGCCTCCGAATCCAAATCCTGTGGCTCCTGCGAGCACGGGCACGATGAAACACCGCTGCCGCGCAATGCGCTCGTCATCATCTCCGGTGCGCTGCTTGGCAGCGGGATGCTGCTGCAATGGCTGAAACTCGGCCCCGTTCAGCTACACACGGCCTGCTTTGCCCTCGCCACACTGGCGGGAGGTCTGCTGGTTTTTCCTGCCGCCTTCAAGGCGCTTAAAAAAGCACGCCTCGACATGAACGTCCTGATGACCGTAGCCGTCACGGGAGCGTGGCTCGTGGGCGAAGGCGCTGAAGGAGCGGCTGTGGTCTTCCTCTTTGCTCTGTCTGAAATGCTTGAGTCTTGGAGTGTGGGTCGTGCGCGACGTGCCATCGCCTCCCTGCTGAAACTCACGCCGCAGACCACGCTCGTGCGCGGAGCCGATGGTGTTACCAAAGAAATGCCCGTGGCAGAAGTCGTCGTGGGAGCGGAGATCAGCGTGCGCAGCGGCAGCAGTGTTCCTTTGGATGGTGAGGTCATTGCCGGTGAGTCTGCCGTGAACCAAGCGCCTATCACTGGCGAGTCCGTGCCAGTGGAAAAGAAGCCCGGTGACCCCGTGTTTGCGGGCACCATCAACGGCGAAGGCTCGCTCACCGTGCGTGTCACCAAAGCGGCAAGCGACAGCACTCTCGCACGCATCATCAAGCTCGTGGAGGAAGCCGAAGAGCAGAAGGCACCCACGCAGCGCTTTGTGGACAAGTTTGCCGCCATCTACACGCCTGCGATTTTTTTGGTGGCGTTGTTAGTGGCCCTGCTGCCGCCATTGTTCATGGGTGGCGCGTGGTCAGAGTGGACTTACCGCGCACTCGTGCTGCTCGTCATCGCCTGTCCCTGTGCTCTCGTCATCGCCACACCTGTTTCGATTGTCTCCGGCCTCACTGCGCTCGCACGACGCGGCGTGCTCATTAAAGGCGGTGCCTATTTGGAAGCGGTGGGCAAATTGCGTGCTCTCGCCGTGGACAAGACCGGCACCATCACGCAAGGCCGCCCCCAGATCACCAGCGTCATTCCCATTGGCGATATAGCAGAGGAAGATGTCCTGCGTCGTGCCGCTGCCATTGATGTGCATTCCGAGCATCCTCTGGCGAAAGCCGTCGTCGCTGCTGCACAGGCCAAGGGTATCACCTGGATCGAGTCTTCTCAGTATAAATCCGTTACGGGTCGAGGAGCCACCGCCATTATTGACGGTCACCCGCACTTCATAGGCAATCACAAAATGGCGCATGAACTGGGGCTATGCAGTCCGGATATCGAGGCCCGCCTAACTGAGATCGAAATCAAAGGCCAGTCCCTGGCCATCCTCGGCCACGCGCCGCATGAAGGCTGTAATGGCAAAGTGCTGGGCATTCTTAGCATAGGTGACACCATCCGGCCAGAAGCCGCCAATGCCCTCACCCTGCTACATAACGCGGGCATCGAAAAAGTTGTCATGCTCAGCGGCGACAATCAGCGCACCGTCGATGCCATCGCACGTCTTGCAGGCATTGACGAAGCCTATGGCGATCTCATGCCTGAGCAAAAGATCGAGCACATACGCCGCCTCATGACAGAGCATCACTATGTCGGCATGATTGGCGACGGAGTGAATGACGCTCCCGCGCTGGCCCTTGCCAGCGTCGGCATCGCCATGGGAGCCATCGGCAGCGACACCGCCATCGAGACTGCTGACATGGCCCTTATGAAAGACGACCTTACCCGCGTGGCTGAAGCCATTGCACTGGGCCGCCGTACCCTGCGCATCATTCAGTTCAATGTCACCTTCGCACTCGTTGTGAAAGCCATCTTTCTCATCCTCGCCTTCACCGGCCACACCAGTCTGTGGCTTGCTATCCTGGCGGATACCGGCGCGACGTTGCTGGTCATCATGAACGCACTCCGGCTTCTTGGCGCTGCACAAACCACCAAGCAGTAA
- a CDS encoding RNA polymerase sigma factor, which translates to MTSSSDDDIQLMQQLANGEDLALNTLMARWRGRVAAFLLRMVGDHATAMDLTQESFVRLYTSRHRYQPTAVFSTYLFHIAANLARSHIRWKGRHPTVPLTDNEGAMIHESADPQLSPDDAAALHEKTTLVNQAIAILPTDLREALLLFTVEDMSHTEVAAALGCSAKAIEVRIYRARQMLRGIIAKQAP; encoded by the coding sequence ATGACATCCTCATCTGATGACGACATCCAGCTCATGCAGCAGCTCGCCAATGGTGAAGACCTTGCCTTGAACACGCTCATGGCACGCTGGCGCGGGCGAGTCGCCGCCTTCCTTCTGCGCATGGTGGGCGATCATGCGACGGCGATGGACCTCACCCAGGAGAGCTTTGTGCGCCTCTATACCAGCCGTCACCGCTACCAGCCCACAGCCGTTTTTTCGACGTATCTCTTTCACATCGCTGCCAATCTGGCCCGAAGCCATATTCGCTGGAAAGGCAGGCATCCGACCGTGCCACTCACCGACAACGAAGGCGCTATGATCCACGAGTCTGCTGATCCGCAGTTGTCCCCTGATGATGCGGCGGCTCTGCATGAGAAAACCACGCTCGTGAACCAAGCCATCGCCATTTTGCCCACCGACCTGAGGGAGGCGCTGCTGCTCTTCACCGTCGAAGACATGAGCCACACCGAAGTGGCAGCAGCCCTCGGCTGCTCCGCCAAAGCCATCGAAGTTCGCATCTATCGGGCGAGGCAGATGCTGAGGGGGATCATCGCAAAACAGGCCCCCTGA